The Deltaproteobacteria bacterium sequence CGTTGCCGCGTGGATTGAAAAACAAGTCCAACCACGACAAGTGTAAGACCGAGCAGCACGGAAGACTGCAGGGTGGAACGTCTACCGGCTTGTGCCGGTAAAGCGACAGGTGGCAGCAGCGGCAGGGCCTGAAAAGCCTCGATCTTTTGCCGCAATTGGCTTGCGAGCGCCGGGTCGAGCGTCAGAAGTAGTTCATGTTCGTGGAGAGCGGCGGTGGCCTCTCCGCGTTGTAAATACGCAGCTCCAAGAAACGCATGCGCCCAGGCCAAGTCCGGCTGCAGCATCAAGGCGCGCTGGAGCGCCTCGATCTCCTCGGCATGACGATGGAGGGCATGGTAGGTCAGGGCCATGCCAAGATACGCAGCGGCAAACTCAGGCTGAAGTTGCAGCGCCTGTCTGAACAGCGGGAGCGCCTCTTCGTACCGTTGTCGGTCGAGATAGGTGTGTGCCAGTTCAAAGTAGGTTGCGGCGGATTGACCGGCGGCAGGGTGCGCGTCGTCTTGAAGTTCTTCACGCCTCCAAGCCACGAATCGGTGTTTCAGTTGACTGTAAGCGGCATTGATTTCCTTCATGCGCTCTTCCGCAAGCGCACGGAAACGCGGGGCGATGGCTCCCACGACATCTGGGTGATGCAGTTGGGCCTTTTCGCGATAGGCGACCGTGATGTCTTCCCAAGAGGCATCTTCGGACACGCCAAGTATTTTGTAAGGCGATGGCTCTTTCACCGTATCCTCGCTCCACCTCGAGGCTTGTTGCGCCCCGTTCTTCGTTCAACGAAGAGGCACCACCACACGCTCATCCACCGGCACCACGATATAGCCTCTCGTGATATCCCCAAACATCCGGCATCGTTCCGCCCCCCACCTCCAGTAGTACAGTGCAAGGTAGGCGCAAAAGACGGCGTCAAGTTGGTCTTCATAGGCTTTGAGCGCGCGTCCCCTGTGTGTGAGATGTATGTCGCTCAGCAACGGTTTTGGCAAGGCCAGGGGTGGATCGTGGCGGCGCAGACCGGCAAGAAGACGCTGATAACGACGGAACTCCGCCACGCGCTGGGCATGGGAGATCGTGGGTTTGGCCTTATATTTTAAGATGCGGTCGAGACGGAACAAGGTCACCATCGCCGGATGCGGATAGACTTCGAATGCTTGCCGTGTGGGCATTTGCGGCGTGAGGATCGGATCGTGACGAATATCGAGGGTGGCTAATCCGGCGAGCAGGGTCTCTCCGCGCACGGTACCGCCGTTATACCCAGCGAGCCGTTGGCGATTGGCGGGATGCGCTCCGGCATGAAACTTGGCGAAAACGGCATTGAGTTCGGCTTCGCCGGGACGGCGACCGGTGAGATTAGGCACGGTCAACGGCGCGTCGATGGCGACGAGCACCATGCCGTGCGCGGCGACACTGCGGACGAAAGCGAGAATGTCGTCGTCTCCATACACTGCCGCTGCCGGCAACGGCTCGATCAGTGAAGCTACGACGCCGTCCCAACGTAACGCAGCCAAGCCGGTTGGATTGCGACTCGACCAGGCCAGATCGATGCCGATAAAGACTGGATGCTTCACTGTCGTTTCCCTGCTCCGTGATTGGTAAGCATTTCCTACCCGAGCGGCCTTTTCTCGGTTTCCCTGATCTATCGCAAAACGTAGCGGCACGCTTTGCCCATCAGGAGCAATCCGCTATCGTTGCTGGCCTATGACACCGCTACGCATCGGACTCATTGGCGCGGGCAAGCATGGCAGCCGCTATGCGCAGCATCTGGTGGAGGACCTTCCGCAGGCTCGCCTGGTCGCCGTGTGTTGCCGTACTCAGAGCGAAGGTCGGCAGGTCGCCGACCGCTATCGCTGCGCCTATTACCAGGACTTCCGCGATGTGATTGCCGATGCCCAGGTGGATGCCATCGTCGCTGCCGTGCCCCCGACCCTGCACCGTGCCATTGTCGAGGCCGCGTGTTCGCAGGGAAAGCATCTGCTGATCGAAAAACCCTTTGCTGTCAATGTGGCAGAGGCAGAGCGAATGCGCGATACGATCGCCGCTAGCGACGTACGCTGCATGGTGGCTCATACCTTGCGCTTCAATGCCGTGGTCCAAGCGATGCGGTGCCATATCCTTGACATTGCTCCTCTCCACTCGATTTATCTGAGTCAGCGCTTCGAGCCTTCGTCTCTGGCGTGGTTGGATCGCAAAGCCGAGAGCGGTGGTGGCATCGTTCTTCATACTGGTGTGCACAGTTTCGATCTGTTGCATTTCCTGACTGGCTGCACCGTGCAACACGTGACGTGTCAGACCACCCAGGTGGTCACGCGGGAGACCGAGGATAATTTTGTCATGACCTGCGATTTCAGCGCCCCGCTGCTCAAAGGTGTGGTCATGGGCTCGCGCTCCACGGTGAGTCGCTCGGGGTTGATCGAACTCTCGGGAGCGCATGGCCAGCTTGTCGGCGACCACGCACATGGGACCGCCGTTCTCCTCAAAGGGTGGCAGCGCACGGAGCTGCCCGTTGGACCTCCGATTCCTACGGTACGCGAAACGCTGCGGGCCTTCATCGACGGCATCCAAACCGATGCCCCATTCCCGATCACGGTGGAGGATGGACTACGCGCAGTTGCTGTTGCGGAAGCGTGCTATCGGTCGGCGCGGAGCGGTCAATCCGAAAGGGTACAGTTGGCAAAGCGAGGGTGGGGGGTTCTTCTGCCTGCTTGACTCTTTCATTCCATTCCATTTCGCAAAGATTTACTTCCGCCGCTCTCGGCTGGACTTCTCGGCTGCGCCGCAACAATGTCGGTTCACTTCGCTTTGGGTGTTGGCATGGCGCGGTTCGCTTCCTGTCAAGAGATTGTTTGTCTGTAGCGGTTTCGGGCGGGTCGCCTACCCGCCCCTACCCGATCACTTCCAACCGCCGACTCACAGCCGCTCTTTCGCCCGCAAATCGCTCAGCAAGGTTTTCGAGACTTTCCAAAAGAACCAAGCCGAGAAGAGGTTCATAATGGTGGCGCTGAACAGCAGCGAGTACCGAATCGCATCCGGCGTGCCGATCCAGTCGTTGAGAATGCCGACGGTCTGCGGACCGGCACCCATGCCGATAATCGTGGTGATAAATAAAAACACCGCCGAGGCCATGGCGCGCATGGCCGGTGGGACGAGGTCCTGCGCGGTGGCAAAGGCCGGACCGATCCACAAGGTGCTGAAGACACTTGCCGGCAAGTACATGAGTAGCGCCCAGCGCGTGTCCTCTATCAATACGGAAGCGACCACCGTGGGTATCGCTAGCAAAACGCCAATCAGAGAAAGGTAAGGGCGTGCCAGCGGCTGGGTATGCACCCACCGGTCGGCAATCCACCCGCCTAAGAAGGTGCCGCCGCCACCGCCGATCGCGGTAATCCACGACAGCCATTGTCCCAGCTCTCCCGGCGTCATGCCATGGATGCGGACGAAGAACGCGGGAATCCAGGTACCCAAGCCGTAACTGACGAACGCATGCAGGCCGCCCGCGAAAGCGAGGTAACGTCCGGTAGGAATAGAAGTGAAAAACTGCCAGGCTTCTTTCACCGAGTATTGCTGCTGCGATGCGCCATGATGTTCGCTCATGCCGCGCACGGGTTCGCGGATGGTGAATCGTACTAACAACGCCATGAAAAGGCCGGGCAAGCCGACGACGAAAAACGCCATGCGCCAGCCGTAGGCATCGTTAATCCAGCCGCCGATCCAGTAGCCGAGACCGACGCCGACGTAGATCCCGCTAGCGTAGATCGCGATCGCCGTCGCGCGTTTTTCGGGAGGAAAGTAGTCCGAGAGGATCGAGTGCGCCGGTGGCGACGCGCCAGCTTCACCGATGCCGACGCCGATACGGGCCAGTGCCAGATCGCCGAACCCGCGCGATAAGCCGGACAACGCAGTCATGACACTCCACGTGGCCAAGCTGATAGCAATCAGACTGCGCCGTACCCAGCGATCCGCCAGTCGCGCCAGCGGCAGCCCGGCGAAGGTGTAGAACACCGCGAAGGCAAAGCCGGTGAGGAAGCCCAGCGCGGTGTCGGAAATCTGCAAATCTTTCTTGATCGGTTCGAGCAGAATCGCCAGAATTTGGCGGTCGATAAAATTGAAGATGTACACCACGAACAGGACAGCGAGGACGTAATAGGCATAGGGACCGCCGACGGTGAGCGATGCCGGCGGCGTGGAAGGAGTTGCAGGCGAGCGTTCGCGTTGAGAGGCCGAAGAGTGCATCTGTTGTCCTTTATAAACGTTTCTTCGCTTCAAGATCCTGGACCAAGCTTTTGGCCATCAGACCGAAGAAGATGGCCGCGCCCAGGTTCATCACGGCAGTTGTCCACAAGAGGGAGTGGCGAATCGCATCCGGCGTGCCGATCCAATCGTTGAGAATGCCGATGACCTGCGGCCCGGCACCCAGACCGATGATGGTGAGAATGAAGATGAACACGGCGGAGGCGACCGCACGCATGGCCGGCGGGGCCAGATCTTGCACGATGGAAGCCGCAGGGCCGAACCACAGGGTGCTGCAGATCATAGCGGGCAGGAAGCTCAATAGCGCGAGCCGGGGGTCAGCCAGAAGCACGCTAGCGGCATGAAAGGGAATAGAAAGGAGGGCACTGGCCATGCAGATATACGCCCGCGCCTGCGGCACCCGTCGTCCCCAGCGATCCGCCAACAGGCCGCCGGACAGAGCACCAATCACACCACCAAGCGCGGTGATCCACGACATCCACACCCCCAGCTCGCCGGGAGTCATGTGGTGAATGCGGACAAAGAACGCCGGTATCCACGCGGCCATGCCATAGCCGGCAAAGGCAATACAAGCCGCGCCCAAGCTGACGCGGCGACCGGTGGGTAAGCCAGTTAAAAATCGCCAGACTTCAGCAGTGCTGTATTGACGGATGCTGACCGGATGGCGCTCGCTCATCCCGCGCACGGGCTCACGGATGGTCCGGTGCACGAGCAAGGCGAGTAAGACCCCCGGCAAGCCGACGACAAAAAACGCTATGCGCCACCCGAAAGCGTCGTTGATCCAGCCGCCCAGCCAGTAGCCCAACCCCGAGCCTACCGGGACGCCGCAGGCATAGAATGCCAGAACTGTGGCGCGTTTTTCTGGAGAGAAATAGTCGGACAACAAGGAATGCGCCGGCGGCGTGGCCCCGGCTTCTCCAATGCCCACGCCGATACGAGCCAGGGCCAGATCCGTAAACCCACGCGCGAAGCCGCAGGCGGCGGTCATCACGCTCCAGACGGCAATGCTGATGGCGATCAAACTGCCGCGCACCCAGCGGTCGGCGAGGCGCGCCAATGGCAGCCCGGCGAAAGTGTAGAACACGGCGAAAGCGAACCCGGTCAAAAATCCCAGCGCTGTGTCGGAGATCTTGAGGTCTTCTTTGATGGGTTGGAGCAGGATCGCTAAGAGCTGCCGGTCGAGGAAATTAAAGATGTACACTACGAACAAGAGCCCCAGGACATAACGGGCGTAGGGTCCGTCCACGGCTGGCGGCGACTCGGGACGAACCAGAGAGGGAGAGCGACGCGGCTCTCCTTCCTGCATTTCCCCACGGTGCATACTCCCCCCTTTGCAACGAACGCCTCCCTTCTCTGGCTGAGTGCTGCGGATTTGTCAAGCAACCGGGGAGCAGGGGAGTGGTGCAGTTTCTCCGAATCTTGTAGAGGTGCCCCCTGAATATCGGACAAAACTTAAGCAATACCCTACACCAGTCGTTCTTCTTGTTGGTGCTTGTGATGCCACTTGCGCCAGCATTTGACTCCATCTGAAGTAGATTGTGGATTAATCCTCTCTCTTTTCGCAACCACACCTTTGCCGCCTGAGAACCTTTTTCCCCATCCTCGCGTAGATATTTTGCCTGAGCGCCAATTCCTGGAATCTCCTGATCTTTTATGCGCTTGATGTGAAAAAAGACATCGACGCTATCGGTACTATCTTGAATAAATCCAAAGCCTCTATCTGGAAAGTATTTTACAACTGTACCAAACCTGATTTCCGATACAGCAGCTGTTCTGACGGCGGATAAGCGATCAGAAGTCTTGAGGAGTACGAGTAAAGAAGGTTCAACCGAAGAAATGATATTGAGAGATTCGTACACTTCCTCGATAGCACTGTCGTGATCCAGAATCCGACAAAAGAAATCATTCACATGCCGTGCTTCCTGGACGCGCTCACGAAGCTCAACCATCCGATGATCAAACATTGATGCTGGCGATTCAATCCGAAACAACCAGTCAATTTGAGAGAGAAGAGAATCATCCCAAAGGTGTTGATAAATTTTTTCGTCAAATACCAGTCTGCAAATGTTATTGAAGAGATCTTGTCGCTCAGTAGAAAGGCGGGGTGGGTCAGAATCTGATATCACTAACTGGACTTGCCGGAGCAAAGTACCGAGTCTGCCTACACTGGTATTGTCCATGGTTATTCCTACCTATCGACGCCGTGCGGTTTGAGGATGATACGAGAGACGTCTGCCTCTCGAAGTTGGGTTTCTTTGAGAAGTACTAGCCGACGATCTTGAAGCGATACTGCCTCTTGTCTAAAACGCTGACCGCTTTGAGTTTCAAGCTCAATATCGATAGTATCCCAAGAAAGGAGAGGTTCCGTAAAATCGAGAATGAAGGCTCCTTCCTTGAAGGAAAAGCTCAACACCCCAATGGGTTTTCCATCGATGTTCTCTACGACAAATTGCTCTTTCTTTTCAGAAGTACGCGCTGCTAAAGCAAGAGGAGCGTATTCTTGAGTAGCTCCATTCGTGAGCCGCTTTTTTATAAGGAGGACAACATTTCCATTTATGTTGGAGTGCGTAATGGGACGCCGTAGCTCGATAACGACGCCCCACTTTCGTGCTTCGTCAAGGAGAAAAGTGGGTACATCAACTGGCCCCGGCTGAAGCGATTGTCGCACTAGCTTCATGAGAAGATCAGCCGTTCGTATAGGAGGAGAGAGTCGGTTGGCCTTCTCCCACATGGAGATCGATTGCCGAGTGCTCCCGATCAACCGTGCGAAGTCTTCCATGGACAAGCTGAGGGATTTACGAAGTTCTGCTATTTCCTTGGGTGAAAGGAAGGCTTGGCGGGCTTCAAGCGAACGAGAAAACAGCTCTTCCCAACGCCTGGTTTCTTCTGGCGCAAATGACTCGGCTTGACACTGATCGCACACCCCAATCAACGCTTCGTCAACGACGAATGGGTATCCCTTAATCTTTGTTTTGTAATTGTGCACGCGCGTAGTTTTTACTGCTCCGCGCCCGCACTCCGGGCAAGAGTATTCGAACAAGAGTTCGGTTGTCATGATTCTCTACCTCTTACGGTTCACCAGCTTGATGAGCAGTGATGTAAAAGTAGAAGCGCTCCTGGGGACCTGGCATCACCTTGCCGACGGTGTAGAAAAGCTGACCATGCGTATCTTTCCCTAAGATCACGTGCTTCATTCCATGTATGGCCTGTCCCAATTCATCACGCTCGCTTTTGTGAATCTTGGTTGCAGAGAGAATACAGTGCTCAAGGTCTGTTTCCTCGAAGAATCCGTCCTCTATAAAATCTCGGACTTTCCTCGAATATCGATATCGTCGACGCGCCGCGAGCTGTTTAATTTCTTCTAGGGTCGTCTACTACTCCCTAGTACCTCTCTGGGTTTTATAAAAATCAAAATGTAATATAAATAATGAATTCTAAGTAAAATATTTTACGTTTTATGTCAAACGCCCTCCCTCTCCGGGCAGATACGTGGTCTGCCCCTGCCCGGATACCTCTCCAGGATTGAATTGAACCACTACCCGGAGCGGAGAGGGAAAAGTTTGTCGACCGGAAAGTTTTTTGCTCGCAGCCGTCTTTACGCT is a genomic window containing:
- a CDS encoding tetratricopeptide repeat protein gives rise to the protein MKEPSPYKILGVSEDASWEDITVAYREKAQLHHPDVVGAIAPRFRALAEERMKEINAAYSQLKHRFVAWRREELQDDAHPAAGQSAATYFELAHTYLDRQRYEEALPLFRQALQLQPEFAAAYLGMALTYHALHRHAEEIEALQRALMLQPDLAWAHAFLGAAYLQRGEATAALHEHELLLTLDPALASQLRQKIEAFQALPLLPPVALPAQAGRRSTLQSSVLLGLTLVVVGLVFQSTRQRPSETKTARVQETASVFSPADTPLSALETLAQQYLLDMISHAGTDGGVSQGQLIETAKRHLEDLPLQYPVDSQKQEQAQVQKAKGLDALREGQVGEAIQAFHEAHRLVVDDAEVLDHLGQAYLSNGELAQAQRTLFRTLLLAPGREATWIKLAQTYARQGNRYAAVACFANAYRFSRAPDELRNLLQELAEKNEAVEVRTAATQTLALPLLRNGARQSVQ
- a CDS encoding DUF429 domain-containing protein — encoded protein: MKHPVFIGIDLAWSSRNPTGLAALRWDGVVASLIEPLPAAAVYGDDDILAFVRSVAAHGMVLVAIDAPLTVPNLTGRRPGEAELNAVFAKFHAGAHPANRQRLAGYNGGTVRGETLLAGLATLDIRHDPILTPQMPTRQAFEVYPHPAMVTLFRLDRILKYKAKPTISHAQRVAEFRRYQRLLAGLRRHDPPLALPKPLLSDIHLTHRGRALKAYEDQLDAVFCAYLALYYWRWGAERCRMFGDITRGYIVVPVDERVVVPLR
- a CDS encoding Gfo/Idh/MocA family oxidoreductase, giving the protein MTPLRIGLIGAGKHGSRYAQHLVEDLPQARLVAVCCRTQSEGRQVADRYRCAYYQDFRDVIADAQVDAIVAAVPPTLHRAIVEAACSQGKHLLIEKPFAVNVAEAERMRDTIAASDVRCMVAHTLRFNAVVQAMRCHILDIAPLHSIYLSQRFEPSSLAWLDRKAESGGGIVLHTGVHSFDLLHFLTGCTVQHVTCQTTQVVTRETEDNFVMTCDFSAPLLKGVVMGSRSTVSRSGLIELSGAHGQLVGDHAHGTAVLLKGWQRTELPVGPPIPTVRETLRAFIDGIQTDAPFPITVEDGLRAVAVAEACYRSARSGQSERVQLAKRGWGVLLPA
- a CDS encoding MFS transporter — its product is MHSSASQRERSPATPSTPPASLTVGGPYAYYVLAVLFVVYIFNFIDRQILAILLEPIKKDLQISDTALGFLTGFAFAVFYTFAGLPLARLADRWVRRSLIAISLATWSVMTALSGLSRGFGDLALARIGVGIGEAGASPPAHSILSDYFPPEKRATAIAIYASGIYVGVGLGYWIGGWINDAYGWRMAFFVVGLPGLFMALLVRFTIREPVRGMSEHHGASQQQYSVKEAWQFFTSIPTGRYLAFAGGLHAFVSYGLGTWIPAFFVRIHGMTPGELGQWLSWITAIGGGGGTFLGGWIADRWVHTQPLARPYLSLIGVLLAIPTVVASVLIEDTRWALLMYLPASVFSTLWIGPAFATAQDLVPPAMRAMASAVFLFITTIIGMGAGPQTVGILNDWIGTPDAIRYSLLFSATIMNLFSAWFFWKVSKTLLSDLRAKERL
- a CDS encoding MFS transporter; amino-acid sequence: MHRGEMQEGEPRRSPSLVRPESPPAVDGPYARYVLGLLFVVYIFNFLDRQLLAILLQPIKEDLKISDTALGFLTGFAFAVFYTFAGLPLARLADRWVRGSLIAISIAVWSVMTAACGFARGFTDLALARIGVGIGEAGATPPAHSLLSDYFSPEKRATVLAFYACGVPVGSGLGYWLGGWINDAFGWRIAFFVVGLPGVLLALLVHRTIREPVRGMSERHPVSIRQYSTAEVWRFLTGLPTGRRVSLGAACIAFAGYGMAAWIPAFFVRIHHMTPGELGVWMSWITALGGVIGALSGGLLADRWGRRVPQARAYICMASALLSIPFHAASVLLADPRLALLSFLPAMICSTLWFGPAASIVQDLAPPAMRAVASAVFIFILTIIGLGAGPQVIGILNDWIGTPDAIRHSLLWTTAVMNLGAAIFFGLMAKSLVQDLEAKKRL
- a CDS encoding helix-turn-helix domain-containing protein; protein product: MTTELLFEYSCPECGRGAVKTTRVHNYKTKIKGYPFVVDEALIGVCDQCQAESFAPEETRRWEELFSRSLEARQAFLSPKEIAELRKSLSLSMEDFARLIGSTRQSISMWEKANRLSPPIRTADLLMKLVRQSLQPGPVDVPTFLLDEARKWGVVIELRRPITHSNINGNVVLLIKKRLTNGATQEYAPLALAARTSEKKEQFVVENIDGKPIGVLSFSFKEGAFILDFTEPLLSWDTIDIELETQSGQRFRQEAVSLQDRRLVLLKETQLREADVSRIILKPHGVDR